In Bradyrhizobium sp. 195, the sequence ACCCTACGAGAGTGACGCGGCGGTGAACACCGCAAGCTGCGCATCGAACGCGCGTCGGAACGCCGGCCGCGCCTCGCCGCGCGCGACATAGGCGGCGATAGCGGGATACCCGTCCAGCAAACCCGATGTGCTCAGCCGGCGCAGCACCGTCACCATCATGAGATCGCCGGCGCTGAATGCGCCGTCGAACCAGTCGGCATTGTCGAGGCGGCGGGAGAGTTCGCCGAGCCTGACGCGGACGCGGTCCTGCAACATGGGCAGGCGCTCCGCGTACCAGCTCTTGTCGCGCTCGAACAGCATCGCCATGGTGAGCTCGATGATCGGCGGCTCCACCGTGCTGAGCGCGGCGAACATCCACGCGATCGCGCGGCTCCTCGCATTGGCATCCTTCGGCAGCAAGCCATCGTGGCGCTCGGCGATATGAAGCACGATCGCGCCGGATTCGAACAGCGCGAGATCGCCGTCCTCGTAGGTTGGGATCTGCCCGAAGGGATGCAGCGCGCGATGCACGGGCTGTTTCATCGCCTCGAATGAAAGAAGACGTACATCGTAGGGCTGGCCGACCTCCTCCAGCGCCCAGCGGACCCGCATGTCGCGCGCCTGTCCGCGGCCGCGGTCGGGGGAGTTTTCGAACGCGGTGATGATGGGGGGCATGTGGGGTTCCGGGTTGATTGCACTTTGTCCCCTGAGGACGAACGACGGTTGCGGATTCCGACATCCTGCCTTGTCCTTGTAGGGTGGGTTAGCCGTTCACATGCGCGGTCCATCAACACGTAACGGCCCAAGGCGTAACCCACCACCTTGGCGTCAGCGGAACCAGCGCCATTGGTGAATAACACGTCCGCCGTCGTCGCGGACAAGTGGCCTGATCCGCATGACCCTTGCTACAATGCAGACACTCCGGGCCCTGCCTTATCTCCCCATGCACGGAACGCGCAAAGAGGCTCTTCAAGGAATTGTTCGATGAACGAGGTCTTGCCGATGAATCGGGAACAGTTGGCCGCGGCCTATGCGGCGCCCGGCCGTCACTATCACAATCTCTCGCATATCGAGGATTGCCTGGCCGCGCTCGCGCGCGTCGAGGGTCTTTCGGCCGCCGAGCGCGAGACGCTGTCGGAGGCGATCTGGTGGCACGACGTCGTCTACGACCCGACCCGGTCGGACAACGAGGAGCGCAGCGCGGAGCTCGCCGAACAGCGCGTCCGCACCGAGCTTCGCCAGGAGGTCGGCCGCCTGATCCGCCTGACCAAGACGCACGACGTTGCCGCCGGCGATCGCCTCGGGGCGATCCTGATCTCGATCGACCTCAGCATTCTCGGTACCGACCCCGCACGATACGACGCCTATGCCGCCGCGATCCGCCGCGAATTCATCCATGTCGGCGAAGACGACTACCGCGTCGGCCGCGCCCGCGTGCTCCGCCACTTCGCGGCGCGCGAGGTGATCTTTCCCGATCCCGACTTCGCCGCCACCCTCGACCGGCAAGCCCGCGCCAACCTCGCGCGCGAGCTGGCCTCGCTGGGCTGAGGCAATGGTGGTGCGTAGGGTGGGTTAGCTCGCGGCTACGCGAAGCGTAGTCCGATGGCGTTCTCTTGTGCGACCGCGGCGGCAGAAGCGGTGGGTTACGCCGCGCCGCCTGCGCTTCGCGCAGCCGCGCAGCTAACCCACCCTACGGATCTACGAAGCACGGCCGATCCACGCCGGTCAGTGTTGTAGGGTGGGCAAAGGCGCGCTCTTCGCGCGCTGTACCCACCGTTCTACCGGATGCGTGGAGAGATGGTGGGCACGGCGCAAGATCGCCTTTGCCTACCCTACGCCGCGATCCATGCAGCAAGCTCGCGCCACGGCTCCAGCGTCCAATGCCCGGACGCCGCACCCGACGGCGACGGCAGCACGAAGATCTCGGGCAGGCTTCCCTCGCGCTGCTGCCGACCCAGCGCAATCCTGCTCGACGGCCTGCCGTAAAACAAGCTCGCCGCCTTCTTGCTCGTGAACGCAATCGTCCGTGGCCGGTATTTGTCCATCTTCGCCCTGAAGCCTGATACGTCGATCGTCTCCGCCGCGATCTGGTGATCCATCCCCGCGCCCGTCTTGCAGAGATCGGTGAAGCCGACCCCGAGCTCGATCAACGCCGCGAACTCGCCCGGCTGATAGCGCCGCGGCGTGATCCCGGCCTCATGGATCGCGCGCCAGAAGCGGTTGCCGGG encodes:
- a CDS encoding glutathione S-transferase family protein, whose translation is MPPIITAFENSPDRGRGQARDMRVRWALEEVGQPYDVRLLSFEAMKQPVHRALHPFGQIPTYEDGDLALFESGAIVLHIAERHDGLLPKDANARSRAIAWMFAALSTVEPPIIELTMAMLFERDKSWYAERLPMLQDRVRVRLGELSRRLDNADWFDGAFSAGDLMMVTVLRRLSTSGLLDGYPAIAAYVARGEARPAFRRAFDAQLAVFTAASLS
- a CDS encoding mismatch-specific DNA-glycosylase, which encodes MPASTPHRLPDQLRRNLRLVFVGTAASTRSAELGHYYAHPGNRFWRAIHEAGITPRRYQPGEFAALIELGVGFTDLCKTGAGMDHQIAAETIDVSGFRAKMDKYRPRTIAFTSKKAASLFYGRPSSRIALGRQQREGSLPEIFVLPSPSGAASGHWTLEPWRELAAWIAA
- a CDS encoding HD domain-containing protein, which gives rise to MNREQLAAAYAAPGRHYHNLSHIEDCLAALARVEGLSAAERETLSEAIWWHDVVYDPTRSDNEERSAELAEQRVRTELRQEVGRLIRLTKTHDVAAGDRLGAILISIDLSILGTDPARYDAYAAAIRREFIHVGEDDYRVGRARVLRHFAAREVIFPDPDFAATLDRQARANLARELASLG